A stretch of the Deinococcus reticulitermitis genome encodes the following:
- a CDS encoding rhomboid family intramembrane serine protease → MTRPRLPAPAPSPLPAQRRSQVAQAGVVTALLLAGVWVQELVDLFAFGGALDAFGIDPRSPARFWHIFTAPFLHDGLPHLIANTAPLAVLAFMSAVRSVGRFLAATFVIVLVGGALVWLLGRDAIHLGASLLVFGYLAYLLGVGWWERTPAAIGIALLALLLYGGILWGVLPSGGAVSWEAHLYGFVGGIVAALLIHGRRPGVRRRA, encoded by the coding sequence ATGACGCGCCCCCGCCTTCCTGCGCCCGCTCCGTCGCCGCTCCCCGCGCAGCGGCGCTCCCAGGTCGCGCAGGCGGGCGTGGTCACGGCGCTGCTTCTCGCCGGGGTGTGGGTGCAGGAACTCGTGGATCTCTTCGCTTTCGGGGGAGCGCTCGACGCCTTCGGCATCGATCCGCGCAGCCCGGCCCGCTTCTGGCACATCTTCACGGCGCCCTTTCTCCACGACGGGTTGCCGCACCTGATCGCCAACACCGCGCCGCTCGCCGTGCTCGCCTTCATGAGCGCGGTGCGGAGCGTCGGGCGCTTCCTCGCGGCGACTTTCGTGATTGTCCTCGTCGGCGGGGCGCTCGTGTGGCTGCTCGGGCGCGACGCGATTCACCTTGGGGCGAGCCTGCTCGTCTTCGGCTACCTCGCCTACCTGCTCGGGGTGGGCTGGTGGGAGCGCACGCCCGCCGCCATCGGCATCGCCCTGCTCGCGCTGCTGCTCTACGGCGGCATCCTGTGGGGCGTCCTGCCGAGCGGCGGCGCGGTGTCCTGGGAAGCGCACCTCTACGGCTTTGTCGGCGGAATCGTCGCCGCGCTGCTGATTCACGGGCGCCGGCCCGGGGTGCGGCGCCGCGCCTGA
- a CDS encoding NUDIX hydrolase yields MSCPDAALSALPTEAAPVGLAVDVAAFALHAGELRVLLTRRGGSGPHAHTWALPGGFVQEREDLGTAALRVLRGETGLDLGPRHLEQFFTFGEPWRDPRGRVVSVGHLAVLPHGTVNAYPAQAGPHTQGAAWLSAHDPPALAFDHALILGRAIKRLQLRLEYADLAPEFLPDTFTLPELQTVHEAVLGRTLDKRNFRKRVLAQGQLHPAGERRSGVGRPALLYRRATLENEGTP; encoded by the coding sequence ATGTCCTGCCCTGACGCTGCCCTCTCCGCGCTGCCGACCGAAGCGGCGCCGGTCGGCCTGGCGGTCGATGTGGCGGCCTTCGCGCTGCACGCGGGCGAGTTGCGGGTGCTGCTCACCCGGCGAGGGGGGAGTGGGCCGCACGCGCACACCTGGGCGCTGCCGGGCGGCTTCGTGCAGGAGCGCGAAGATCTGGGCACGGCGGCGCTGCGGGTCCTGCGCGGCGAGACGGGACTTGATCTCGGTCCCCGGCACCTCGAACAGTTCTTCACCTTCGGGGAGCCGTGGCGCGATCCGCGCGGGCGGGTCGTCAGCGTGGGCCACCTCGCGGTGCTGCCCCACGGCACGGTCAACGCCTACCCGGCGCAGGCAGGGCCGCATACCCAGGGCGCGGCGTGGCTGAGCGCCCACGACCCACCTGCCCTCGCCTTCGACCACGCCCTGATTCTGGGACGCGCGATCAAGCGGCTTCAGCTGCGGCTCGAATACGCGGACCTCGCGCCCGAATTCCTGCCCGACACCTTCACGCTGCCCGAACTTCAGACTGTGCATGAGGCCGTGCTCGGGCGCACACTCGACAAGCGCAATTTCCGCAAGCGGGTGCTCGCGCAGGGGCAACTGCACCCCGCAGGCGAACGCCGCAGCGGCGTGGGCCGCCCCGCGCTGCTCTACCGCCGGGCCACCTTGGAAAACGAGGGGACGCCTTAG
- a CDS encoding FUN14 domain-containing protein — translation MAGAMASAPTSPSPVPDPATDAGFQLSSALQGMLPDLGLGGLLGVATGYAVKAVGRVALIVIGLSFLLVQLLSHYGVITVDWLRLQSLTEPWFREGREGFGAWVSRVLLANVPFAGAFVVGFLLGLRLR, via the coding sequence ATGGCCGGCGCTATGGCGAGCGCGCCGACTTCCCCGTCTCCAGTTCCCGACCCGGCCACCGACGCTGGCTTCCAACTCTCTTCGGCGCTGCAAGGCATGCTGCCGGACCTGGGGCTGGGCGGTCTGCTCGGGGTGGCGACCGGCTACGCGGTCAAGGCCGTCGGGCGCGTCGCGCTGATCGTGATCGGCCTGAGCTTCCTCCTGGTGCAGCTGCTGTCGCACTACGGGGTCATCACGGTGGACTGGCTGCGGCTGCAAAGCCTCACCGAGCCGTGGTTCCGCGAGGGGCGCGAGGGATTCGGCGCCTGGGTCTCGCGCGTGCTGCTCGCCAACGTGCCGTTTGCCGGGGCCTTCGTGGTGGGCTTTTTGCTCGGGCTGCGGCTGCGCTGA